The Deinococcus taeanensis genomic interval ACGCGGCGCCATTACTGCCCTCGTGGTGACCATTGAGGACGTCACGGCCCAGGTGCTCTCGGAGCAGGCGCGCCAGGCCAGTGAGGCGCGCACGCTGCGGCTGCAGGACCTCACGAGCGCCCTGTCCCGGGCGCTGACTGTTCAGGAGGTGCACGAGGTCGTCCTGGAGGAAGCCAGCCGCGCGGCCGGTGCGTACGCCGCGACGCTGATCGTGCCGGTGGATGACGCCACACTGTTCGTGGCTGGCGCGACCGGTTACGACGATGAGGTGATCCGGCCGTGGCAGCGCTTTCCCACCACGGGCCGCTTTCCGGTGGTGGACGCGATCCGTGAGCGGCGGGCCGTGTATGCCACGGCCGCCGAACTGAGCGGGTCGTACCCGGATATGGCACGCCTTCTGCAGCCGCGCACCCGGGCTGTGGCCGCTGCGCCGCTGATCAGTGGGGGCCGGGTACTGGCAGCGCTGACCCTGTCCTTTGAGGATGAGCAGGCCACCGGGCCCGGACATCAGGCGTTTCTTCAGGCGGTTGTGGCGCAGGGGGCGCAGGCCCTGGAGCGCGCGCGGCTGTACGACGAGCAGCGCCGGGCGCACGAGCGCGCCGCGTTGCTCGCGCAGGTCAGCGGCACGCTCTCGACCTCGCTGAATGTGCGCGTGACCCTGGACCGCATCACGGCCCTCACCATCGAGCATGTCGCCGACTGGTGCGTTGTGTACCAACCGGGGCCTGACTTTGACCACCTTCCGCCTGCACGTCAGCGCCTGCTGCCGGTCGCTGTCGCGCACCGGGACGCCCAGAAGATTGCCACGCT includes:
- a CDS encoding GAF domain-containing protein, with amino-acid sequence MSPEFRAPAPSPSTSLLDALFEQARAAHAVYDPALRFVRVNGAFAQLTGLEPELHVGRTLWDVLPTIPPALVEAYRSVLRTGQPLHNFQYAVEAADAPGGRFHRQASAFGVCDERGAITALVVTIEDVTAQVLSEQARQASEARTLRLQDLTSALSRALTVQEVHEVVLEEASRAAGAYAATLIVPVDDATLFVAGATGYDDEVIRPWQRFPTTGRFPVVDAIRERRAVYATAAELSGSYPDMARLLQPRTRAVAAAPLISGGRVLAALTLSFEDEQATGPGHQAFLQAVVAQGAQALERARLYDEQRRAHERAALLAQVSGTLSTSLNVRVTLDRITALTIEHVADWCVVYQPGPDFDHLPPARQRLLPVAVAHRDAQKIATLQALLRRYPSDPDSPISNEHVYRSGQPVFVPALSPATIDAFPSEERRSMIRSLGLHSLITVPLVANGRTLGCLGWPRPARNAPSPRMTCTSRRKSLTERRSRWIRRSFTKRQP